The Anaerolineae bacterium genomic sequence CATTGTACGCCAGGCCTACAAAGAAAGGCTGCTGAACCATGATGGGCCGCCGTGAAGTGATCTGTAAGCGCCTGCAACGCCTGGAAGAACACCTCGCCATGCGTGAGTCCTATCACCCAACCAAGGAACCAATCCACTTTACGACTCTCACGACTTCACGATCCCACGACTACCGAGGTACCCATGAAACAACTCATCCGCCAACTCACCGAGACGCCCGGCCCTTCGGGGTACGAAGACCAGGTACGCGACCTGGTGAAAACCCTGGTCGCCGACTACGCCGACGAGATCCGCACCGACGCCTTGGGCAACCTTATCGTGCGCAAGGGCACAGCCCGCGACGGCGGCAAGCGCATCATGCTGGCCGCCCACATGGACGAAATCGGCATCATGGTCAGCCACATTGACGAAAAGGGCTTCGCCCGCTTTGTGCCCATCGGTGGCGTGCGACCCTGGACCTGCATCGGCGGGCGTGTGCGCTTCCTTGACGGCCGCGTCGGCGTCATCGGCGTCGAGGGCGACATCCTCCGCCAAAACAAGATGCCCGCCTTCGACCATCTCTACCTCGATGCGGGTAGCGCGCCCCTCCATGTGGGCGATGTGGCCGCCTTCGAGCGCCCCTTTGCCGATTTGGGCGACCGTCTGGTCGCCAAGGCGATGGACGACCGCATCGGCGTGGCCGTGCTCGTTGAAACTCTGCGTCGCCTCACTGACACGCCCCACGAACTGTACTTCGTTTTCAGCGTGCAGGAAGAAGTCGGCCTGCGGGGCGCCACCACGGCCGCCTACAGCGTGGCGCCCGACATCGGCATTGCCGTGGATGTCACCGGCTCCGGCGACACACCCAAAGGCATCAAAATGGCCGTCGAACTGGGCCAGGGCCCGGCCATCAAGGTCCGCGATGGCGGGATGCTGGCCGACCCCCGCGTGGTGGATTGGATGGTGCGCACGGCCGAAAAGGCCCACATCCCCTACCAGCGTGAAGTGCTCCCCGGCGGCACCACCGACGCCAAGGCCATCCAACTCTCCCGCGCCGGGGTCCCGGCGGGCACCGTGTCCATCCCCTGTCGCTATGTCCATAGCCCCTCGGAAATGGTGGACTACAACGATGTTCAGGGGGCCGTGCAACTCCTGGTGGAACTGCTGACCCATCCGGCGGACTTATGACCTGGACCCCACGCTGGTTGCTGATCCCCTTGCTCCTCCTGGCCTTGGGATTGGGGGCCTGTGCCGGACCTGTGGGGAGCACGCCGAGCCCTTCCATCACCGTCACGCCCCCGCAGGCCCCGGCCACCCTCACTTCCACCCCGGCGCCGCCCACCGTGTTTCGGGTCTGGCTGCCGCCCTCCTTCGACCCCAACGCCGACCATCCGGCGGCGAACTTGCTCCGCGAGCGCTTGGAAGCGTTCGCCCATGCGGAAGGCCTCGCCCTGGATGTGCGCCTCAAGCGGGTGGATGGCCCCGGAGGTATGTTGCCCACCCTGACCGACGCCGAGTTGGTGGCCCCCGACGCCGTGCCTACGGTGTTGCTCCTCCCCCGCTGGGCTTTGGAATCCGCTGCGTTGAAGGGCTTGCTCACCCCCTTTGGCCTCTTGCCCCAGGCCTCGTTTTCTGGAGGCCAGGGAGCGATGTGCCCTTTTGCCGTCGGGCTGGGTCAGGTGCAGGGGGTGACCTATGGGTTGCTGGTCGGCGGAGAGGCTTTCGTCATGCTCCATCCTCCCGACGCCTTTGCCGAGGGGGTTCCGGCCACCTGGGACGACCTAGTGGCCAACGCCAGCCTGCCCTGGCGCTGGGCTGCCGGCGACCCGCAAGCCCGGTTGCTGCTGGGCGCGTACCGCGCCGCGGGCGGGCCGCTCCGCACCGCCGAGGGCCGCCCCACTCTGGACCCCACGGTACTTACCAGCATCCTCGGCGATTTTGCTCAACTGGCCCAACGCGGGTTGCTCGTCCCGGCGCTGCTCGACCTGACCACGGACCAGGCGGCCTGGGAATACTACGGGCAAAGCCCCAGCGCGCTGCTTTTCCTGCCTCAAACCTATGCCCTCCGCGAGGAAACCCCATGGCAAATCGCCCTCATCCCCGGCGCAGAAGTACGGGGATGGGCCTGGGCCGACGGCTACCTCTGGGCCGTGCCCCGACAGACACAGCCTCGCCTGGCCCTGG encodes the following:
- a CDS encoding M42 family metallopeptidase, producing the protein MKQLIRQLTETPGPSGYEDQVRDLVKTLVADYADEIRTDALGNLIVRKGTARDGGKRIMLAAHMDEIGIMVSHIDEKGFARFVPIGGVRPWTCIGGRVRFLDGRVGVIGVEGDILRQNKMPAFDHLYLDAGSAPLHVGDVAAFERPFADLGDRLVAKAMDDRIGVAVLVETLRRLTDTPHELYFVFSVQEEVGLRGATTAAYSVAPDIGIAVDVTGSGDTPKGIKMAVELGQGPAIKVRDGGMLADPRVVDWMVRTAEKAHIPYQREVLPGGTTDAKAIQLSRAGVPAGTVSIPCRYVHSPSEMVDYNDVQGAVQLLVELLTHPADL